From Pan troglodytes isolate AG18354 chromosome 9, NHGRI_mPanTro3-v2.0_pri, whole genome shotgun sequence, the proteins below share one genomic window:
- the RAPSN gene encoding 43 kDa receptor-associated protein of the synapse isoform X7 produces MGQDQTKQQIEKGLQLYQSNQTEKALQVWTKVLEKSSDLMGRFRVLGCLVTAHSEMGRYKEMLKFAVVQIDTARELEDADFLLESYLNLARSNEKLCEFHKTISYCKTCLGLPGTRAGAQLGGQVSLSMGNAFLGLSVFQKALESFEKALRYAHNNDDAMLECRVCCSLGSFYAQVKESMKIALQHGDRPLQALCLLCFADIHRSRGDLETAFPRYDSAMSIMTEIGNRLGQVQALLGVAKCWVARKALDKALDAIERAQDLAEEVGNKLSQLKLHCLSESIYRSKGLQRELRAHVVRFHECVEETELYCGLCGESIGEKNSRLQALPCSHIFHLRCLQNNGTRSCPNCRRSSMKPGFV; encoded by the exons ATGGGGCAGGACCAGACCAAGCAGCAGATCGAGAAGGGGCTCCAGCTGTACCAGTCCAACCAGACAGAGAAGGCATTGCAGGTGTGGACAAAGGTGCTGGAGAAGAGCTCGGACCTCATGGGGCGCTTCCGCGTGCTGGGCTGCCTGGTCACGGCCCACTCGGAGATGGGCCGCTACAAGGAGATGCTGAAG TTCGCTGTGGTCCAGATCGACACGGCCCGGGAGCTGGAGGATGCCGACTTCCTCCTGGAGAGCTACCTGAACCTGGCACGCAGCAACGAGAAGCTGTGCGAGTTTCACAAGACCATCTCCTACTGCAAGACCTGCCTTGGGCTGCCTGGTACCAGGGCAGGTGCCCAGCTCGGAGGCCAGGTCAGCCTGAGCATGGGCAAtgccttcctgggcctcagcGTCTTCCAGAAGGCCCTGGAGAGCTTCGAGAAGGCCCTGCGCTACGCCCACAACAATGATGATGCCATGCTCGAGTGCCGCGtgtgctgcagcctgggcagcttCTATGCCCAGGTCAAG GAGTCTATGAAGATCGCGCTGCAGCACGGGGACCGGCCACTGCAGGCGCTCTGCCTGCTCTGCTTCGCTGACATCCACCGGAGCCGTGGGGACCTGGAG ACAGCCTTCCCCAGGTACGACTCCGCCATGAGCATCATGACCGAGATCGGAAACCGCCTGGGGCAGGTGCAGGCGCTGCTGGGTGTGGCCAAGTGCTGGGTGGCCAGGAAGGCGCTGGACAAG GCTCTGGATGCCATCGAGAGAGCCCAGGATCTGGCCGAGGAGGTGGGGAACAAG CTGAGCCAGCTCAAGCTGCACTGTCTGAGTGAGAGCATTTACCGCAGCAAAGGGCTGCAGCGGGAACTGCGGGCGCACGTTGTGAGGTTCCACGAGTGCGTGGAGGAGACGGAGCTCTACTGCGGCCTATGCGGCGAGTCCATAGGCGAGAAGAACAGCCGGCTGCAGGCCCTACCCTGCTCCCACATCTTCCACCTCAG GTGCCTGCAGAACAACGGGACCCGGAGCTGTCCCAACTGCCGCCGCTCATCCATGAAGCCTGGCTTTGTATGA
- the RAPSN gene encoding 43 kDa receptor-associated protein of the synapse isoform X3 produces the protein MGQDQTKQQIEKGLQLYQSNQTEKALQVWTKVLEKSSDLMGRFRVLGCLVTAHSEMGRYKEMLKFAVVQIDTARELEDADFLLESYLNLARSNEKLCEFHKTISYCKTCLGLPGTRAGAQLGGQVSLSMGNAFLGLSVFQKALESFEKALRYAHNNDDAMLECRVCCSLGSFYAQVKDYEKALFFPCKAAELVNNYGKGWSLKYRAMSQYHMAVAYRLLGHLGSAMECCEESMKIALQHGDRPLQALCLLCFADIHRSRGDLETAFPRYDSAMSIMTEIGNRLGQVQALLGVAKCWVARKALDKALDAIERAQDLAEEVGNKLSQLKLHCLSESIYRSKGLQRELRAHVVRFHECVEETELYCGLCGESIGEKNSRLQALPCSHIFHLRCLQNNGTRSCPNCRRSSMKPGFV, from the exons ATGGGGCAGGACCAGACCAAGCAGCAGATCGAGAAGGGGCTCCAGCTGTACCAGTCCAACCAGACAGAGAAGGCATTGCAGGTGTGGACAAAGGTGCTGGAGAAGAGCTCGGACCTCATGGGGCGCTTCCGCGTGCTGGGCTGCCTGGTCACGGCCCACTCGGAGATGGGCCGCTACAAGGAGATGCTGAAG TTCGCTGTGGTCCAGATCGACACGGCCCGGGAGCTGGAGGATGCCGACTTCCTCCTGGAGAGCTACCTGAACCTGGCACGCAGCAACGAGAAGCTGTGCGAGTTTCACAAGACCATCTCCTACTGCAAGACCTGCCTTGGGCTGCCTGGTACCAGGGCAGGTGCCCAGCTCGGAGGCCAGGTCAGCCTGAGCATGGGCAAtgccttcctgggcctcagcGTCTTCCAGAAGGCCCTGGAGAGCTTCGAGAAGGCCCTGCGCTACGCCCACAACAATGATGATGCCATGCTCGAGTGCCGCGtgtgctgcagcctgggcagcttCTATGCCCAGGTCAAG GACTACGAGAAAGCCCTGTTCTTCCCCTGCAAGGCGGCAGAGCTTGTCAACAACTATGGCAAAGGCTGGAGCCTGAAGTACCGGGCCATGAGCCAGTACCACATGGCCGTGGCCTATCGCCTGCTGGGCCACCTGGGCAGTGCTATGGAGTGTTGTGAG GAGTCTATGAAGATCGCGCTGCAGCACGGGGACCGGCCACTGCAGGCGCTCTGCCTGCTCTGCTTCGCTGACATCCACCGGAGCCGTGGGGACCTGGAG ACAGCCTTCCCCAGGTACGACTCCGCCATGAGCATCATGACCGAGATCGGAAACCGCCTGGGGCAGGTGCAGGCGCTGCTGGGTGTGGCCAAGTGCTGGGTGGCCAGGAAGGCGCTGGACAAG GCTCTGGATGCCATCGAGAGAGCCCAGGATCTGGCCGAGGAGGTGGGGAACAAG CTGAGCCAGCTCAAGCTGCACTGTCTGAGTGAGAGCATTTACCGCAGCAAAGGGCTGCAGCGGGAACTGCGGGCGCACGTTGTGAGGTTCCACGAGTGCGTGGAGGAGACGGAGCTCTACTGCGGCCTATGCGGCGAGTCCATAGGCGAGAAGAACAGCCGGCTGCAGGCCCTACCCTGCTCCCACATCTTCCACCTCAG GTGCCTGCAGAACAACGGGACCCGGAGCTGTCCCAACTGCCGCCGCTCATCCATGAAGCCTGGCTTTGTATGA
- the RAPSN gene encoding 43 kDa receptor-associated protein of the synapse isoform X8, with translation MGQDQTKQQIEKGLQLYQSNQTEKALQVWTKVLEKSSDLMGRFRVLGCLVTAHSEMGRYKEMLKFAVVQIDTARELEDADFLLESYLNLARSNEKLCEFHKTISYCKTCLGLPGTRAGAQLGGQVSLSMGNAFLGLSVFQKALESFEKALRYAHNNDDAMLECRVCCSLGSFYAQVKDYEKALFFPCKAAELVNNYGKGWSLKYRAMSQYHMAVAYRLLGHLGSAMECCEESMKIALQHGDRPLQALCLLCFADIHRSRGDLELSQLKLHCLSESIYRSKGLQRELRAHVVRFHECVEETELYCGLCGESIGEKNSRLQALPCSHIFHLRCLQNNGTRSCPNCRRSSMKPGFV, from the exons ATGGGGCAGGACCAGACCAAGCAGCAGATCGAGAAGGGGCTCCAGCTGTACCAGTCCAACCAGACAGAGAAGGCATTGCAGGTGTGGACAAAGGTGCTGGAGAAGAGCTCGGACCTCATGGGGCGCTTCCGCGTGCTGGGCTGCCTGGTCACGGCCCACTCGGAGATGGGCCGCTACAAGGAGATGCTGAAG TTCGCTGTGGTCCAGATCGACACGGCCCGGGAGCTGGAGGATGCCGACTTCCTCCTGGAGAGCTACCTGAACCTGGCACGCAGCAACGAGAAGCTGTGCGAGTTTCACAAGACCATCTCCTACTGCAAGACCTGCCTTGGGCTGCCTGGTACCAGGGCAGGTGCCCAGCTCGGAGGCCAGGTCAGCCTGAGCATGGGCAAtgccttcctgggcctcagcGTCTTCCAGAAGGCCCTGGAGAGCTTCGAGAAGGCCCTGCGCTACGCCCACAACAATGATGATGCCATGCTCGAGTGCCGCGtgtgctgcagcctgggcagcttCTATGCCCAGGTCAAG GACTACGAGAAAGCCCTGTTCTTCCCCTGCAAGGCGGCAGAGCTTGTCAACAACTATGGCAAAGGCTGGAGCCTGAAGTACCGGGCCATGAGCCAGTACCACATGGCCGTGGCCTATCGCCTGCTGGGCCACCTGGGCAGTGCTATGGAGTGTTGTGAG GAGTCTATGAAGATCGCGCTGCAGCACGGGGACCGGCCACTGCAGGCGCTCTGCCTGCTCTGCTTCGCTGACATCCACCGGAGCCGTGGGGACCTGGAG CTGAGCCAGCTCAAGCTGCACTGTCTGAGTGAGAGCATTTACCGCAGCAAAGGGCTGCAGCGGGAACTGCGGGCGCACGTTGTGAGGTTCCACGAGTGCGTGGAGGAGACGGAGCTCTACTGCGGCCTATGCGGCGAGTCCATAGGCGAGAAGAACAGCCGGCTGCAGGCCCTACCCTGCTCCCACATCTTCCACCTCAG GTGCCTGCAGAACAACGGGACCCGGAGCTGTCCCAACTGCCGCCGCTCATCCATGAAGCCTGGCTTTGTATGA
- the RAPSN gene encoding 43 kDa receptor-associated protein of the synapse isoform X1, protein MGQDQTKQQIEKGLQLYQSNQTEKALQVWTKVLEKSSDLMGRFRVLGCLVTAHSEMGRYKEMLKFAVVQIDTARELEDADFLLESYLNLARSNEKLCEFHKTISYCKTCLGLPGTRAGAQLGGQVSLSMGNAFLGLSVFQKALESFEKALRYAHNNDDAMLECRVCCSLGSFYAQVKDYEKALFFPCKAAELVNNYGKGWSLKYRAMSQYHMAVAYRLLGHLGSAMECCEESMKIALQHGDRPLQALCLLCFADIHRSRGDLETAFPRYDSAMSIMTEIGNRLGQVQALLGVAKCWVARKALDKALDAIERAQDLAEEVGNKLSQLKLHCLSESIYRSKGLQRELRAHVVRFHECVEETELYCGLCGESIGEKNSRLQALPCSHIFHLRRGASRLSRKHFGRPRRADHLSPGVQDHLGQHGETPSLLKIKKLPRHGGGSL, encoded by the exons ATGGGGCAGGACCAGACCAAGCAGCAGATCGAGAAGGGGCTCCAGCTGTACCAGTCCAACCAGACAGAGAAGGCATTGCAGGTGTGGACAAAGGTGCTGGAGAAGAGCTCGGACCTCATGGGGCGCTTCCGCGTGCTGGGCTGCCTGGTCACGGCCCACTCGGAGATGGGCCGCTACAAGGAGATGCTGAAG TTCGCTGTGGTCCAGATCGACACGGCCCGGGAGCTGGAGGATGCCGACTTCCTCCTGGAGAGCTACCTGAACCTGGCACGCAGCAACGAGAAGCTGTGCGAGTTTCACAAGACCATCTCCTACTGCAAGACCTGCCTTGGGCTGCCTGGTACCAGGGCAGGTGCCCAGCTCGGAGGCCAGGTCAGCCTGAGCATGGGCAAtgccttcctgggcctcagcGTCTTCCAGAAGGCCCTGGAGAGCTTCGAGAAGGCCCTGCGCTACGCCCACAACAATGATGATGCCATGCTCGAGTGCCGCGtgtgctgcagcctgggcagcttCTATGCCCAGGTCAAG GACTACGAGAAAGCCCTGTTCTTCCCCTGCAAGGCGGCAGAGCTTGTCAACAACTATGGCAAAGGCTGGAGCCTGAAGTACCGGGCCATGAGCCAGTACCACATGGCCGTGGCCTATCGCCTGCTGGGCCACCTGGGCAGTGCTATGGAGTGTTGTGAG GAGTCTATGAAGATCGCGCTGCAGCACGGGGACCGGCCACTGCAGGCGCTCTGCCTGCTCTGCTTCGCTGACATCCACCGGAGCCGTGGGGACCTGGAG ACAGCCTTCCCCAGGTACGACTCCGCCATGAGCATCATGACCGAGATCGGAAACCGCCTGGGGCAGGTGCAGGCGCTGCTGGGTGTGGCCAAGTGCTGGGTGGCCAGGAAGGCGCTGGACAAG GCTCTGGATGCCATCGAGAGAGCCCAGGATCTGGCCGAGGAGGTGGGGAACAAG CTGAGCCAGCTCAAGCTGCACTGTCTGAGTGAGAGCATTTACCGCAGCAAAGGGCTGCAGCGGGAACTGCGGGCGCACGTTGTGAGGTTCCACGAGTGCGTGGAGGAGACGGAGCTCTACTGCGGCCTATGCGGCGAGTCCATAGGCGAGAAGAACAGCCGGCTGCAGGCCCTACCCTGCTCCCACATCTTCCACCTCAG gcgtggtgcctcacgtCTGTCTcgcaagcactttgggaggccgaggcgggctgatcacttgagccccggagttcaagatcatcttggccaacatggtgaaaccccgtctctactaaaaattaaaaaattacccaggcatggtggtgggagcctgtaa
- the RAPSN gene encoding 43 kDa receptor-associated protein of the synapse isoform X5 encodes MGQDQTKQQIEKGLQLYQSNQTEKALQVWTKVLEKSSDLMGRFRVLGCLVTAHSEMGRYKEMLKFAVVQIDTARELEDADFLLESYLNLARSNEKLCEFHKTISYCKTCLGLPGTRAGAQLGGQVSLSMGNAFLGLSVFQKALESFEKALRYAHNNDDAMLECRVCCSLGSFYAQVKESMKIALQHGDRPLQALCLLCFADIHRSRGDLETAFPRYDSAMSIMTEIGNRLGQVQALLGVAKCWVARKALDKALDAIERAQDLAEEVGNKLSQLKLHCLSESIYRSKGLQRELRAHVVRFHECVEETELYCGLCGESIGEKNSRLQALPCSHIFHLRRGASRLSRKHFGRPRRADHLSPGVQDHLGQHGETPSLLKIKKLPRHGGGSL; translated from the exons ATGGGGCAGGACCAGACCAAGCAGCAGATCGAGAAGGGGCTCCAGCTGTACCAGTCCAACCAGACAGAGAAGGCATTGCAGGTGTGGACAAAGGTGCTGGAGAAGAGCTCGGACCTCATGGGGCGCTTCCGCGTGCTGGGCTGCCTGGTCACGGCCCACTCGGAGATGGGCCGCTACAAGGAGATGCTGAAG TTCGCTGTGGTCCAGATCGACACGGCCCGGGAGCTGGAGGATGCCGACTTCCTCCTGGAGAGCTACCTGAACCTGGCACGCAGCAACGAGAAGCTGTGCGAGTTTCACAAGACCATCTCCTACTGCAAGACCTGCCTTGGGCTGCCTGGTACCAGGGCAGGTGCCCAGCTCGGAGGCCAGGTCAGCCTGAGCATGGGCAAtgccttcctgggcctcagcGTCTTCCAGAAGGCCCTGGAGAGCTTCGAGAAGGCCCTGCGCTACGCCCACAACAATGATGATGCCATGCTCGAGTGCCGCGtgtgctgcagcctgggcagcttCTATGCCCAGGTCAAG GAGTCTATGAAGATCGCGCTGCAGCACGGGGACCGGCCACTGCAGGCGCTCTGCCTGCTCTGCTTCGCTGACATCCACCGGAGCCGTGGGGACCTGGAG ACAGCCTTCCCCAGGTACGACTCCGCCATGAGCATCATGACCGAGATCGGAAACCGCCTGGGGCAGGTGCAGGCGCTGCTGGGTGTGGCCAAGTGCTGGGTGGCCAGGAAGGCGCTGGACAAG GCTCTGGATGCCATCGAGAGAGCCCAGGATCTGGCCGAGGAGGTGGGGAACAAG CTGAGCCAGCTCAAGCTGCACTGTCTGAGTGAGAGCATTTACCGCAGCAAAGGGCTGCAGCGGGAACTGCGGGCGCACGTTGTGAGGTTCCACGAGTGCGTGGAGGAGACGGAGCTCTACTGCGGCCTATGCGGCGAGTCCATAGGCGAGAAGAACAGCCGGCTGCAGGCCCTACCCTGCTCCCACATCTTCCACCTCAG gcgtggtgcctcacgtCTGTCTcgcaagcactttgggaggccgaggcgggctgatcacttgagccccggagttcaagatcatcttggccaacatggtgaaaccccgtctctactaaaaattaaaaaattacccaggcatggtggtgggagcctgtaa
- the RAPSN gene encoding 43 kDa receptor-associated protein of the synapse isoform X6 → MGQDQTKQQIEKGLQLYQSNQTEKALQVWTKVLEKSSDLMGRFRVLGCLVTAHSEMGRYKEMLKFAVVQIDTARELEDADFLLESYLNLARSNEKLCEFHKTISYCKTCLGLPGTRAGAQLGGQVSLSMGNAFLGLSVFQKALESFEKALRYAHNNDDAMLECRVCCSLGSFYAQVKDYEKALFFPCKAAELVNNYGKGWSLKYRAMSQYHMAVAYRLLGHLGSAMECCEESMKIALQHGDRPLQALCLLCFADIHRSRGDLELSQLKLHCLSESIYRSKGLQRELRAHVVRFHECVEETELYCGLCGESIGEKNSRLQALPCSHIFHLRRGASRLSRKHFGRPRRADHLSPGVQDHLGQHGETPSLLKIKKLPRHGGGSL, encoded by the exons ATGGGGCAGGACCAGACCAAGCAGCAGATCGAGAAGGGGCTCCAGCTGTACCAGTCCAACCAGACAGAGAAGGCATTGCAGGTGTGGACAAAGGTGCTGGAGAAGAGCTCGGACCTCATGGGGCGCTTCCGCGTGCTGGGCTGCCTGGTCACGGCCCACTCGGAGATGGGCCGCTACAAGGAGATGCTGAAG TTCGCTGTGGTCCAGATCGACACGGCCCGGGAGCTGGAGGATGCCGACTTCCTCCTGGAGAGCTACCTGAACCTGGCACGCAGCAACGAGAAGCTGTGCGAGTTTCACAAGACCATCTCCTACTGCAAGACCTGCCTTGGGCTGCCTGGTACCAGGGCAGGTGCCCAGCTCGGAGGCCAGGTCAGCCTGAGCATGGGCAAtgccttcctgggcctcagcGTCTTCCAGAAGGCCCTGGAGAGCTTCGAGAAGGCCCTGCGCTACGCCCACAACAATGATGATGCCATGCTCGAGTGCCGCGtgtgctgcagcctgggcagcttCTATGCCCAGGTCAAG GACTACGAGAAAGCCCTGTTCTTCCCCTGCAAGGCGGCAGAGCTTGTCAACAACTATGGCAAAGGCTGGAGCCTGAAGTACCGGGCCATGAGCCAGTACCACATGGCCGTGGCCTATCGCCTGCTGGGCCACCTGGGCAGTGCTATGGAGTGTTGTGAG GAGTCTATGAAGATCGCGCTGCAGCACGGGGACCGGCCACTGCAGGCGCTCTGCCTGCTCTGCTTCGCTGACATCCACCGGAGCCGTGGGGACCTGGAG CTGAGCCAGCTCAAGCTGCACTGTCTGAGTGAGAGCATTTACCGCAGCAAAGGGCTGCAGCGGGAACTGCGGGCGCACGTTGTGAGGTTCCACGAGTGCGTGGAGGAGACGGAGCTCTACTGCGGCCTATGCGGCGAGTCCATAGGCGAGAAGAACAGCCGGCTGCAGGCCCTACCCTGCTCCCACATCTTCCACCTCAG gcgtggtgcctcacgtCTGTCTcgcaagcactttgggaggccgaggcgggctgatcacttgagccccggagttcaagatcatcttggccaacatggtgaaaccccgtctctactaaaaattaaaaaattacccaggcatggtggtgggagcctgtaa
- the RAPSN gene encoding 43 kDa receptor-associated protein of the synapse isoform X4 produces MGQDQTKQQIEKGLQLYQSNQTEKALQVWTKVLEKSSDLMGRFRVLGCLVTAHSEMGRYKEMLKFAVVQIDTARELEDADFLLESYLNLARSNEKLCEFHKTISYCKTCLGLPGTRAGAQLGGQVSLSMGNAFLGLSVFQKALESFEKALRYAHNNDDAMLECRVCCSLGSFYAQVKDYEKALFFPCKAAELVNNYGKGWSLKYRAMSQYHMAVAYRLLGHLGSAMECCEESMKIALQHGDRPLQALCLLCFADIHRSRGDLEALDAIERAQDLAEEVGNKLSQLKLHCLSESIYRSKGLQRELRAHVVRFHECVEETELYCGLCGESIGEKNSRLQALPCSHIFHLRRGASRLSRKHFGRPRRADHLSPGVQDHLGQHGETPSLLKIKKLPRHGGGSL; encoded by the exons ATGGGGCAGGACCAGACCAAGCAGCAGATCGAGAAGGGGCTCCAGCTGTACCAGTCCAACCAGACAGAGAAGGCATTGCAGGTGTGGACAAAGGTGCTGGAGAAGAGCTCGGACCTCATGGGGCGCTTCCGCGTGCTGGGCTGCCTGGTCACGGCCCACTCGGAGATGGGCCGCTACAAGGAGATGCTGAAG TTCGCTGTGGTCCAGATCGACACGGCCCGGGAGCTGGAGGATGCCGACTTCCTCCTGGAGAGCTACCTGAACCTGGCACGCAGCAACGAGAAGCTGTGCGAGTTTCACAAGACCATCTCCTACTGCAAGACCTGCCTTGGGCTGCCTGGTACCAGGGCAGGTGCCCAGCTCGGAGGCCAGGTCAGCCTGAGCATGGGCAAtgccttcctgggcctcagcGTCTTCCAGAAGGCCCTGGAGAGCTTCGAGAAGGCCCTGCGCTACGCCCACAACAATGATGATGCCATGCTCGAGTGCCGCGtgtgctgcagcctgggcagcttCTATGCCCAGGTCAAG GACTACGAGAAAGCCCTGTTCTTCCCCTGCAAGGCGGCAGAGCTTGTCAACAACTATGGCAAAGGCTGGAGCCTGAAGTACCGGGCCATGAGCCAGTACCACATGGCCGTGGCCTATCGCCTGCTGGGCCACCTGGGCAGTGCTATGGAGTGTTGTGAG GAGTCTATGAAGATCGCGCTGCAGCACGGGGACCGGCCACTGCAGGCGCTCTGCCTGCTCTGCTTCGCTGACATCCACCGGAGCCGTGGGGACCTGGAG GCTCTGGATGCCATCGAGAGAGCCCAGGATCTGGCCGAGGAGGTGGGGAACAAG CTGAGCCAGCTCAAGCTGCACTGTCTGAGTGAGAGCATTTACCGCAGCAAAGGGCTGCAGCGGGAACTGCGGGCGCACGTTGTGAGGTTCCACGAGTGCGTGGAGGAGACGGAGCTCTACTGCGGCCTATGCGGCGAGTCCATAGGCGAGAAGAACAGCCGGCTGCAGGCCCTACCCTGCTCCCACATCTTCCACCTCAG gcgtggtgcctcacgtCTGTCTcgcaagcactttgggaggccgaggcgggctgatcacttgagccccggagttcaagatcatcttggccaacatggtgaaaccccgtctctactaaaaattaaaaaattacccaggcatggtggtgggagcctgtaa
- the RAPSN gene encoding 43 kDa receptor-associated protein of the synapse isoform X2, protein MGQDQTKQQIEKGLQLYQSNQTEKALQVWTKVLEKSSDLMGRFRVLGCLVTAHSEMGRYKEMLKFAVVQIDTARELEDADFLLESYLNLARSNEKLCEFHKTISYCKTCLGLPGTRAGAQLGGQVSLSMGNAFLGLSVFQKALESFEKALRYAHNNDDAMLECRVCCSLGSFYAQVKDYEKALFFPCKAAELVNNYGKGWSLKYRAMSQYHMAVAYRLLGHLGSAMECCEESMKIALQHGDRPLQALCLLCFADIHRSRGDLETAFPRYDSAMSIMTEIGNRLGQVQALLGVAKCWVARKALDKLSQLKLHCLSESIYRSKGLQRELRAHVVRFHECVEETELYCGLCGESIGEKNSRLQALPCSHIFHLRRGASRLSRKHFGRPRRADHLSPGVQDHLGQHGETPSLLKIKKLPRHGGGSL, encoded by the exons ATGGGGCAGGACCAGACCAAGCAGCAGATCGAGAAGGGGCTCCAGCTGTACCAGTCCAACCAGACAGAGAAGGCATTGCAGGTGTGGACAAAGGTGCTGGAGAAGAGCTCGGACCTCATGGGGCGCTTCCGCGTGCTGGGCTGCCTGGTCACGGCCCACTCGGAGATGGGCCGCTACAAGGAGATGCTGAAG TTCGCTGTGGTCCAGATCGACACGGCCCGGGAGCTGGAGGATGCCGACTTCCTCCTGGAGAGCTACCTGAACCTGGCACGCAGCAACGAGAAGCTGTGCGAGTTTCACAAGACCATCTCCTACTGCAAGACCTGCCTTGGGCTGCCTGGTACCAGGGCAGGTGCCCAGCTCGGAGGCCAGGTCAGCCTGAGCATGGGCAAtgccttcctgggcctcagcGTCTTCCAGAAGGCCCTGGAGAGCTTCGAGAAGGCCCTGCGCTACGCCCACAACAATGATGATGCCATGCTCGAGTGCCGCGtgtgctgcagcctgggcagcttCTATGCCCAGGTCAAG GACTACGAGAAAGCCCTGTTCTTCCCCTGCAAGGCGGCAGAGCTTGTCAACAACTATGGCAAAGGCTGGAGCCTGAAGTACCGGGCCATGAGCCAGTACCACATGGCCGTGGCCTATCGCCTGCTGGGCCACCTGGGCAGTGCTATGGAGTGTTGTGAG GAGTCTATGAAGATCGCGCTGCAGCACGGGGACCGGCCACTGCAGGCGCTCTGCCTGCTCTGCTTCGCTGACATCCACCGGAGCCGTGGGGACCTGGAG ACAGCCTTCCCCAGGTACGACTCCGCCATGAGCATCATGACCGAGATCGGAAACCGCCTGGGGCAGGTGCAGGCGCTGCTGGGTGTGGCCAAGTGCTGGGTGGCCAGGAAGGCGCTGGACAAG CTGAGCCAGCTCAAGCTGCACTGTCTGAGTGAGAGCATTTACCGCAGCAAAGGGCTGCAGCGGGAACTGCGGGCGCACGTTGTGAGGTTCCACGAGTGCGTGGAGGAGACGGAGCTCTACTGCGGCCTATGCGGCGAGTCCATAGGCGAGAAGAACAGCCGGCTGCAGGCCCTACCCTGCTCCCACATCTTCCACCTCAG gcgtggtgcctcacgtCTGTCTcgcaagcactttgggaggccgaggcgggctgatcacttgagccccggagttcaagatcatcttggccaacatggtgaaaccccgtctctactaaaaattaaaaaattacccaggcatggtggtgggagcctgtaa